In one Rutidosis leptorrhynchoides isolate AG116_Rl617_1_P2 chromosome 8, CSIRO_AGI_Rlap_v1, whole genome shotgun sequence genomic region, the following are encoded:
- the LOC139862897 gene encoding uncharacterized protein, translated as MEFRVRSDGYFVFWMLLMVYLIGNGVNGDLDGDSVGAPMVKTEQVALYSAIQGFVGNWWNGSYLYPDPCGWTPIQGVSCDVYDGFWFVTDLSIGLIHDNSFPCAQNLEFRPHLFQLQHLKSVSFFNCVISPNHSPISIQSANWDTLSSTIESIEFRANPGLTGQIPTTFGNLKKLQSLVLIDNGFAGNLPVEIGNLTNLKRLVLSGNKFTGKIPESYGYLSELLIMDLSRNSLSGSLPLTFGGLTSILKFDLSKNQIEGEIPSEISSLKSLTLFDISNNKISGGLNFANQEMSSLEELILSNNPISGDLMNLNWPNLYNLMVLDLSNMKLTGEIPESVFNLKNLRFLGLNDNKLSGYLSPKLAELTNLTTLYVNGNNLTGDLKFPREFYLRMGRRFGAWNNSNLCFPVAKMSNSVRPFGVKVCREEAL; from the exons ATGGAATTTAGAGTTAGAAGTGATGGGTATTTTGTATTTTGGATGTTGCTGATGGTTTATTTAATAGGAAATGGTGTAAATGGAGATTTAGATGGAGATTCAGTAGGAGCTCCAATGGTGAAAACAGAGCAAGTAGCTTTATACTCTGCTATTCAAGGGTTTGTTGGCAATTGGTGGAATGGTTCATATCTTTATCCTGATCCTTGTGGTTGGACTCCCATTCAG GGTGTTTCATGTGATGTTTATGATGGATTCTGGTTTGTTACAGACTTAAGTATTGGTCTAATTCATGATAACTCATTTCCTTGTGCTCAAAATCTTGAATTCAGACCACATTTGTTTCAACTACAACACTTGAAATCAGTGTCATTTTTCAACTGTGTCATTTCACCTAACCACAGCCCGATTTCGATCCAATCGGCTAACTGGGACACACTTTCGAGCACTATCGAGTCTATTGAGTTTCGTGCGAATCCAGGTTTGACGGGTCAAATCCCGACCACATTTGGTAACCTCAAGAAGCTTCAATCACTTGTGCTAATAGATAACGGGTTCGCAGGTAATTTGCCTGTCGAAATTGGTAATTTGACTAATTTGAAGAGGTTGGTTTTGTCTGGTAACAAGTTTACAGGTAAAATTCCAGAAAGTTATGGGTATTTGAGTGAGTTATTGATAATGGATTTGAGTAGAAACTCATTGTCTGGGAGCTTACCTTTGACTTTTGGAGGGTTGACTTCTATTTTGAAGTTTGACTTGAGTAAGAACCAAATTGAAGGTGAAATTCCAAGTGAGATTAGTAGTTTGAAGAGTTTAACTCTTTTTGATATTAGCAACAACAAGATTTCTGGTGGGTTGAACTTTGCAAATCAAGAAATGAGTTCATTAGAAGAGTTGATTTTGTCAAATAATCCCATAAGTGGTGATCTTATGAACTTGAATTGGCCAAATCTTTATAATCTAATGGTTTTGGATCTTTCGAACATGAAGCTGACCGGGGAGATCCCTGAGTCGGTTTTTAACCTTAAAAACCTGCGGTTTTTGGGATTAAACGACAATAAATTGTCGGGATATCTTTCACCGAAACTAGCAGAGTTGACTAACTTGACCACACTTTATGTGAATGGAAACAACCTAACCGGCGACCTCAAATTCCCTCGAGAATTTTATCTAAGAATGGGCAGGCGATTCGGGGCATGGAATAATTCAAACTTGTGTTTTCCGGTTGCTAAAATGTCAAATAGTGTTCGCCCGTTTGGTGTAAAGGTATGTCGTGAAGAAGCGTTGTGA